In Phreatobacter oligotrophus, one DNA window encodes the following:
- a CDS encoding DNA-3-methyladenine glycosylase family protein: protein MTIASDDDLDRAMAALSAACPVMARLAAANGRPPLRRRPAGFEGLVHVVVFQQISTLAAQAIWDRTRGVFGAITPEALAAGSDEAYRAAGQSRPKTRTLRAVAAAVLDGTLDLDQIGSLPAEEAEAALTRVSGIGPWTAEVYLLTCLGHPDAWPAGDIALQAAAADALGLPARPDAAEMRVLGERWRPHRAVAARLLWAHYALLKGRSGAPVTQS from the coding sequence ATGACCATCGCCAGCGATGACGACCTCGACCGGGCCATGGCGGCGCTTTCGGCCGCCTGCCCGGTCATGGCGAGGCTCGCCGCGGCCAACGGCCGGCCGCCGCTGCGCCGGCGTCCCGCCGGTTTCGAGGGGCTCGTGCACGTCGTCGTCTTCCAGCAGATCTCGACGCTGGCGGCGCAGGCGATCTGGGATCGCACCCGCGGGGTTTTCGGGGCCATCACGCCGGAGGCGCTGGCGGCAGGCAGCGACGAGGCCTATCGCGCCGCCGGCCAGTCGCGGCCGAAAACCCGGACGCTCCGGGCGGTGGCAGCAGCCGTTCTCGACGGCACGCTCGACCTCGACCAGATCGGTTCGCTGCCGGCCGAGGAGGCCGAAGCGGCGCTGACCCGCGTCTCCGGCATCGGCCCCTGGACGGCGGAGGTCTATCTCCTCACCTGCCTCGGCCATCCCGATGCCTGGCCGGCCGGCGACATCGCCCTGCAGGCCGCGGCAGCCGATGCGCTGGGGCTTCCCGCACGGCCAGACGCAGCGGAGATGCGAGTTCTCGGCGAGCGCTGGCGTCCGCATCGCGCCGTGGCGGCGCGCCTCCTCTGGGCCCATTACGCCTTGCTCAAGGGCCGTTCCGGTGCGCCGGTCACGCAGAGCTGA
- a CDS encoding TIGR02302 family protein — protein sequence MSDGMDKDRPQESRQDQAPARNGYDLALSHAIDRARLVLLWEQIWPRLVLFLVIFGGVLSVSWLGFWQVVPYWARFGGVVFVVALLFGAAWPLFTIRRPSEQEALRRIDRMTEGGHRPATALADDLATANDPFAKALWAEHRARVAAAAGRLRTGIPTPRMPALDRYAMRALALLLIVPAYFLAGDERMARLMTAFDWRAPPTPITYRIDAWVTPPAYTARPPVILPTRRSGEPQPVQAEPEIFRVPAGSVVTLRVAGLADVAVKPEGGVAEAPAPERPANATAAATGTPAPAPAAPQPGAAALAETRWTVSRAGTLAVSGTGAAPIVWRFEAIADGAPTIAFERPPQADQRNQMVLAYKVEDDYGVKEAEATMTLAPSAQALQRPGARPLAELPPLPLTLPQARTRAGNGQTARDFTTHPFAGLQVAVKLKARDDAGNEGFSDTLYGTLPSRVFSKPIPRVLVEQRRLLALDANAAPRVARALEALTTAPDVFSVETPVYLGLRTAYFRLVRARNDEALREVMDYLWDIAVRMEDGDVSEAERAVSQAAERLRQAIERGASEEEIRRLSQDLRQAMDRLMRELAEQAMRNRQDGRNQQQQAQRDPNTRTVRPQDLRDMLNRIENLARNGARDQAQRLMQELQQMLQGLQAGRQQQQQQGENGESGEQGESPLDRLADMIRRQQQLRDDTFRRQQEQRRAQRNQQQQRNGQRGQQGQQQPGQQGENGEQGEQGFDQLGDAQRQLRELLDQLREELGRQGQGGEGQEGQQGQGPGGSEAGRQAQEGLDGAGRAMREAEEALGRGNGQGATDAQGRALRNLQRGAQGLAQQMQEGQGQGQGPGQPGQDGQAGRLGQAGNQDYDPLGRPTRGREANDNSDVRIPNAGEGAAQRAQRVLEELRRRLSEQDRPQLEMDYLERLLRGLQIQ from the coding sequence TTGAGCGACGGCATGGACAAGGACCGCCCGCAGGAATCCCGCCAGGATCAGGCCCCGGCCCGCAACGGCTATGACCTGGCCCTCTCCCATGCGATCGACCGGGCTCGCCTGGTGCTCCTGTGGGAGCAGATCTGGCCGCGCCTCGTCCTGTTCCTCGTCATTTTCGGCGGCGTCCTGTCCGTGTCCTGGCTGGGCTTCTGGCAGGTCGTGCCCTACTGGGCGCGCTTCGGCGGCGTTGTGTTCGTCGTGGCGCTGCTGTTCGGCGCAGCCTGGCCGCTGTTCACCATCCGCCGTCCGAGCGAGCAGGAGGCCCTGCGCCGCATCGACCGCATGACCGAGGGCGGCCACCGCCCGGCCACCGCGCTTGCCGACGACCTCGCCACCGCCAACGACCCCTTCGCCAAGGCGCTCTGGGCCGAGCATCGCGCCCGTGTCGCGGCCGCGGCCGGCCGGTTGCGCACCGGCATTCCGACGCCGCGCATGCCGGCGCTCGACCGTTACGCCATGCGTGCGCTCGCCCTGCTGCTGATCGTGCCGGCCTACTTCCTCGCCGGCGATGAGCGCATGGCGCGCCTCATGACCGCCTTCGACTGGCGCGCCCCGCCGACCCCCATCACCTACCGCATCGACGCCTGGGTGACGCCGCCGGCATATACCGCCCGCCCGCCGGTGATCCTGCCGACGCGCCGCTCCGGCGAGCCGCAGCCGGTCCAGGCCGAGCCCGAGATATTCCGCGTGCCCGCCGGCTCCGTGGTGACGCTGCGCGTCGCCGGCCTCGCCGATGTCGCCGTGAAGCCCGAGGGCGGCGTCGCCGAGGCGCCGGCGCCTGAGCGCCCGGCCAATGCCACGGCTGCGGCCACCGGCACGCCTGCCCCCGCTCCCGCCGCACCCCAGCCCGGCGCCGCGGCCCTTGCCGAGACGCGGTGGACCGTCAGCCGCGCCGGCACGCTCGCCGTCAGCGGCACGGGCGCTGCCCCCATCGTCTGGCGCTTCGAGGCCATCGCTGACGGCGCGCCGACCATTGCCTTCGAGCGTCCGCCGCAGGCCGACCAGCGCAACCAGATGGTTCTCGCCTACAAGGTCGAGGACGATTACGGGGTGAAGGAGGCCGAGGCCACCATGACCCTCGCGCCCTCCGCCCAGGCGCTGCAGCGCCCCGGCGCGCGGCCGCTGGCCGAATTGCCGCCACTTCCCCTCACCCTGCCGCAGGCGCGCACCCGCGCCGGCAACGGCCAGACGGCGCGCGACTTCACCACCCATCCCTTCGCCGGGCTCCAGGTGGCGGTGAAGCTGAAGGCCCGCGACGATGCCGGCAATGAGGGCTTCTCCGACACGCTCTACGGCACGCTGCCGTCCCGGGTCTTCTCCAAGCCCATCCCCCGCGTCCTCGTCGAGCAGCGCCGCCTGCTCGCGCTCGACGCCAATGCCGCCCCGCGCGTCGCCCGGGCGCTGGAGGCGCTGACCACCGCCCCGGACGTCTTCAGCGTCGAGACGCCTGTCTATCTTGGCTTGCGCACCGCCTATTTCCGCCTCGTCCGCGCCCGCAACGACGAGGCCCTGCGCGAGGTCATGGACTATCTCTGGGACATCGCCGTCCGCATGGAGGATGGCGACGTCTCCGAGGCCGAGCGTGCCGTCTCCCAGGCCGCCGAGCGCCTGCGCCAGGCCATCGAGCGCGGCGCCTCCGAGGAGGAGATCCGCCGCCTGTCGCAGGACCTGCGCCAGGCCATGGACCGGCTGATGCGCGAGCTTGCCGAACAGGCGATGCGCAACCGTCAGGACGGCCGCAACCAGCAGCAGCAGGCCCAGCGCGACCCGAACACCCGCACGGTCCGCCCGCAGGACCTGCGCGACATGCTCAACCGCATCGAGAACCTCGCCCGCAACGGCGCCCGCGACCAGGCCCAGCGCCTGATGCAGGAATTGCAGCAGATGCTGCAGGGCCTGCAGGCCGGCCGCCAGCAACAGCAGCAGCAGGGCGAGAACGGCGAGAGCGGCGAACAGGGCGAGAGCCCGCTCGACCGGCTCGCCGACATGATCCGCCGCCAGCAGCAGCTGCGCGACGACACCTTCCGCCGCCAGCAGGAGCAGCGCCGCGCCCAGCGCAACCAGCAGCAGCAGCGCAACGGCCAGCGCGGCCAGCAGGGCCAGCAGCAGCCCGGTCAGCAGGGCGAGAACGGCGAGCAGGGCGAACAGGGCTTCGACCAGCTCGGCGACGCCCAGCGCCAGCTGCGCGAGCTGCTCGACCAGCTGCGCGAGGAGCTCGGCCGGCAGGGCCAGGGCGGCGAGGGTCAGGAAGGCCAGCAGGGCCAGGGCCCCGGTGGCTCTGAGGCCGGCCGTCAGGCGCAGGAAGGCCTCGACGGCGCCGGACGCGCCATGCGCGAGGCCGAGGAAGCCCTCGGCCGTGGCAATGGCCAGGGCGCGACGGATGCCCAGGGCCGTGCGCTGCGCAATCTCCAGCGCGGCGCGCAGGGTCTCGCCCAGCAGATGCAGGAAGGCCAGGGCCAGGGCCAGGGTCCGGGACAGCCCGGCCAGGACGGGCAGGCCGGCCGCCTCGGCCAGGCCGGCAACCAGGACTACGACCCGCTGGGCCGTCCGACCCGCGGCCGCGAGGCCAATGACAATTCCGACGTCCGCATCCCCAATGCCGGCGAGGGCGCCGCCCAGCGGGCCCAGCGGGTGCTGGAGGAGCTGCGCCGTCGCCTCTCCGAGCAGGATCGCCCGCAGCTCGAGATGGACTATCTCGAGCGCCTGTTGCGCGGCCTGCAGATCCAGTAA
- the gluQRS gene encoding tRNA glutamyl-Q(34) synthetase GluQRS: MAPAHHLEPQAVLRFAPSPNGYLHLGHALSALENERLAAVLGGRLLLRIEDIDRARCPPHLEAAMIEDLAWLGIPFEPPHRRQSEHLADHRAMLARLQAMGLVYPSFESRSDLKALAEARARETGRPWPNDPDGAPLYAGSGRAMPPEEVAARLAAGEPHALRLDMAAALARLDAPLTWTEVDAAGQPLRVVPAHPARWGDVVLARKDLGTSYHLAVVTDDALQGVTHVVRGMDLFEATAVHRLLQELLGLPAPLYRHHDLLLGPDGRKLSKSDQAEGFRALREAGVTAAELRRQLGF; encoded by the coding sequence ATGGCACCAGCCCACCACCTCGAACCGCAGGCGGTCCTGCGTTTCGCCCCGAGCCCCAACGGCTATCTCCATCTCGGCCATGCGCTGAGCGCGCTGGAGAACGAGCGGCTGGCGGCCGTGCTCGGTGGCCGGCTGCTGCTGCGCATCGAGGATATCGACCGCGCCCGCTGCCCGCCGCATCTGGAAGCGGCGATGATCGAGGACCTCGCCTGGCTGGGGATCCCCTTCGAGCCGCCCCACCGGCGCCAGTCCGAGCATCTCGCCGACCACCGCGCCATGCTGGCCCGGCTCCAGGCAATGGGCCTCGTCTATCCGAGCTTCGAGAGCCGCAGCGACCTGAAGGCGCTGGCGGAGGCCCGGGCGCGGGAGACAGGCCGCCCCTGGCCGAACGATCCCGACGGCGCGCCGCTCTATGCCGGATCGGGGCGTGCCATGCCGCCGGAGGAGGTCGCCGCGCGGCTGGCGGCGGGTGAGCCCCATGCGCTCCGCCTCGACATGGCGGCGGCGCTGGCCCGGCTCGACGCGCCGCTGACCTGGACCGAGGTGGATGCGGCCGGCCAGCCCCTGCGCGTCGTGCCCGCCCATCCCGCGCGCTGGGGCGACGTGGTTCTCGCCCGCAAGGACCTCGGCACCAGCTACCACCTCGCCGTCGTCACCGACGACGCGCTGCAGGGCGTGACCCATGTGGTCCGCGGCATGGACCTGTTCGAGGCCACCGCCGTTCATCGTCTGCTGCAGGAGCTGCTGGGGCTCCCCGCGCCGCTCTATCGCCACCATGACCTGCTGCTCGGGCCGGACGGCCGCAAGCTCTCGAAGAGCGACCAAGCCGAGGGATTCCGGGCGCTGCGGGAGGCGGGCGTGACGGCGGCGGAGCTCAGGCGGCAATTGGGGTTCTGA
- a CDS encoding transglycosylase domain-containing protein gives MLRFLRRLVLAGLVLALTPLVLTLVYTVVTPISTRMVWRMVTLQGYERTIVPLDQVARAVPAVLIASEDGQFCRHRGVDWRELMAVIDDEDGPSRGASTLPMQVARNLFLWQGDTGPTAVLRKGLEIPLALMIDLIWSKRRMMEIYLNVAEWGPTGQFGIEAGAQRAFGKPAARLTTGEAALLVSILPNPIRRDARAPGPGVRRKAAIITRRAGAADLSCLRLQDN, from the coding sequence ATGCTCCGCTTCCTCCGCCGCCTGGTCCTCGCCGGCCTTGTCCTTGCCCTGACGCCCCTCGTCCTGACGCTGGTCTATACGGTGGTGACGCCGATCTCGACCCGCATGGTCTGGCGTATGGTGACCCTGCAGGGCTACGAGCGCACCATCGTGCCGCTGGACCAGGTGGCGCGGGCCGTTCCGGCCGTGCTCATCGCCTCGGAGGACGGGCAGTTCTGCCGCCATCGCGGCGTCGACTGGCGCGAACTGATGGCCGTCATCGACGACGAGGACGGCCCGAGCCGCGGCGCCTCGACGCTGCCCATGCAGGTCGCCCGCAACCTCTTCCTCTGGCAGGGCGATACCGGGCCGACGGCCGTCCTCCGCAAGGGGCTGGAGATCCCCCTGGCGCTGATGATCGACCTCATCTGGTCGAAGCGGCGGATGATGGAAATCTATCTCAACGTCGCGGAATGGGGTCCGACCGGCCAGTTCGGCATCGAAGCCGGGGCGCAGCGCGCCTTCGGCAAGCCGGCGGCGCGGCTGACCACGGGCGAGGCGGCCCTTCTGGTCTCCATCCTGCCGAACCCGATCCGCCGCGATGCGCGGGCGCCGGGGCCGGGGGTTCGGCGCAAGGCGGCGATCATCACCCGCCGGGCGGGGGCGGCGGATCTCTCCTGCCTGCGGCTCCAGGACAACTGA
- a CDS encoding threonine/serine dehydratase has product MLTPDDIRAAHARIAGHIRHTPTLTLPAETFGTPVPVAMKLEFLQVTGTFKARGAFNTLLGGTMPAAGVCAASGGNHGIAVAHAAATLGIPARIFVPEISSPAKIARIRETGADLVVGGARYAEALAACEAFAAETGALSVHAYDAWATMAGQGTVGLEWEADAGPLDTVLVAVGGGGLIGGIATWFGRRVKVVGVEPEGSRALHAALAAGGPVDVDVQSVAADSLGARNVFGRVYETAKAHVDHVVLVPDDAIREAQKRLWLGLRAASEPGGAAALAALISGAYRPAPGERVGVLACGANVDLAALAATVAG; this is encoded by the coding sequence ATGCTCACGCCCGACGACATCCGCGCCGCCCATGCCCGCATTGCCGGCCATATCCGCCACACCCCGACCCTGACCCTGCCGGCGGAGACCTTCGGCACGCCGGTGCCGGTGGCGATGAAGCTCGAATTCCTGCAGGTGACCGGCACCTTCAAGGCGCGCGGCGCCTTCAACACCCTGCTCGGCGGGACCATGCCGGCGGCCGGCGTCTGTGCCGCCTCCGGCGGCAATCATGGCATCGCCGTCGCCCATGCCGCGGCGACCCTTGGAATCCCCGCCCGCATCTTCGTTCCGGAAATCTCATCGCCCGCCAAGATCGCCCGCATCCGCGAGACAGGCGCCGACCTTGTTGTCGGCGGCGCCCGCTATGCCGAGGCGCTGGCTGCCTGCGAGGCCTTCGCGGCCGAGACCGGCGCGCTCTCCGTCCACGCCTATGACGCCTGGGCGACCATGGCCGGCCAGGGCACGGTCGGCCTGGAATGGGAGGCGGATGCCGGCCCGCTCGACACGGTGCTGGTCGCCGTCGGCGGCGGCGGCCTCATCGGCGGCATCGCCACCTGGTTCGGTCGTCGGGTGAAGGTCGTCGGCGTCGAGCCGGAGGGCTCCCGCGCCCTCCACGCGGCGCTCGCCGCCGGCGGGCCGGTCGATGTCGACGTCCAGTCGGTCGCCGCCGATTCGCTCGGCGCCCGCAATGTCTTCGGCCGCGTCTACGAGACCGCCAAGGCCCATGTGGACCATGTCGTCCTCGTCCCGGACGATGCCATCCGTGAGGCGCAGAAGCGGCTGTGGCTCGGCCTGCGCGCCGCCAGCGAACCGGGCGGCGCGGCGGCCCTTGCGGCCCTCATCTCCGGCGCCTATCGCCCTGCGCCCGGCGAGCGCGTTGGAGTCCTCGCCTGCGGCGCCAATGTCGATCTGGCCGCCCTTGCCGCGACGGTCGCCGGCTGA
- a CDS encoding MBL fold metallo-hydrolase, protein MAPPDASPPPQKSRRFSRRRLLALLASVPVIGGAGGAVAFNRQAYYSGPVSDHFDGTRFFDPHGVPPKPFTDLLRWQFGNDEKARWPETWPLAAKDKPPARVEGDAIRLSYVGHASFLLQTRGLNILLDPVWSERMSPVSFAGPKRANPPGIAFEDLPKIDLVLVSHGHYDHLDAATLSRLQAVHQPRVITPLGQDAIMKSHDAAIRAEAHDWGDRVEIGNGMAVHLAPMRHWTARGLFDRNKALWAAFVLEAPGGLVYHIGDTGYGDGHHFREAKRRFGGFRLAILPIGAYEPRWFMRDQHMNPAEAVQVMIDCGARRALAHHWGTVQLTNEAIEAPREALAAALAERGIAPELFRAIRPGDVLELSAAEA, encoded by the coding sequence ATGGCGCCCCCCGACGCTTCGCCCCCGCCGCAGAAATCCCGCCGCTTCAGCCGCCGCCGGCTGCTGGCGCTGCTGGCGAGCGTGCCGGTGATCGGCGGGGCGGGCGGCGCTGTCGCCTTCAACCGGCAGGCCTATTACAGCGGGCCGGTGAGCGACCATTTCGACGGCACCCGGTTCTTCGACCCACACGGCGTGCCGCCCAAGCCCTTCACCGACCTGCTGCGCTGGCAGTTCGGCAATGACGAGAAGGCGCGCTGGCCCGAGACGTGGCCGCTCGCCGCCAAAGACAAGCCGCCGGCCCGGGTCGAGGGCGATGCGATCCGCCTGTCTTACGTGGGCCATGCGAGCTTCCTGTTGCAGACGCGGGGCCTCAACATCCTGCTCGATCCGGTCTGGTCGGAGCGCATGTCGCCGGTCTCCTTCGCGGGTCCGAAGCGCGCGAACCCGCCGGGCATCGCCTTCGAGGACCTGCCGAAGATCGACCTCGTCCTCGTCAGCCACGGGCACTACGACCATCTCGACGCCGCGACCCTGTCGCGCCTGCAGGCGGTCCATCAGCCGCGGGTCATCACCCCGTTGGGTCAGGACGCGATCATGAAGAGCCATGACGCCGCGATCCGCGCCGAGGCCCATGACTGGGGCGACCGGGTCGAGATCGGCAACGGCATGGCGGTGCATCTCGCCCCCATGCGCCACTGGACGGCGCGCGGCCTGTTCGACCGCAACAAGGCGCTGTGGGCCGCCTTCGTGCTGGAGGCGCCGGGCGGGCTCGTCTACCACATCGGCGATACCGGCTATGGCGACGGCCACCATTTCCGCGAGGCCAAGCGCCGGTTCGGTGGGTTCCGCCTCGCCATCCTGCCGATCGGCGCCTATGAGCCACGCTGGTTCATGCGCGACCAGCACATGAACCCGGCGGAAGCCGTGCAGGTGATGATCGATTGCGGGGCGCGGCGGGCGCTGGCCCATCACTGGGGCACGGTGCAGCTCACCAACGAGGCCATCGAGGCGCCGCGCGAGGCCCTGGCCGCAGCGCTGGCCGAGCGGGGCATCGCGCCGGAGCTGTTCCGCGCCATCCGGCCGGGCGACGTGCTGGAACTCTCCGCCGCCGAGGCCTGA
- a CDS encoding DUF429 domain-containing protein, translating into MTIASEGTTAPGRERLVRGIDGCPAGWIAVTIAAEGPLAPSVTITRDFADLTVGVEKIAVDMPIGLPDRAGPGGRGPESLVRPLLGERQSSVFSVPSRAAVEAEDYRECCRLALETSDPPRKVSKQAFFLFPKIREIDRLLRADPALVHRVHEVHPEVAFWRLNGETAVPEPKKVKSRPYPPGLAFRRALLVAAGFPEALLLAPPRGAGPDDLLDAAVNALVARRLLAGTARPFPDPPLRDAHGLPVAIWA; encoded by the coding sequence ATGACCATCGCATCGGAGGGAACGACCGCTCCCGGCCGGGAGCGGCTGGTGCGCGGCATCGATGGATGCCCCGCCGGCTGGATCGCCGTGACGATCGCCGCCGAGGGTCCGCTCGCGCCGAGCGTCACGATAACGCGCGATTTCGCCGATCTCACCGTCGGCGTCGAAAAAATCGCCGTGGACATGCCCATCGGCCTGCCCGACCGGGCGGGACCCGGCGGGAGAGGGCCGGAATCGCTGGTGCGCCCGCTCCTCGGCGAGCGCCAGTCATCGGTCTTTTCGGTGCCCTCCCGCGCCGCCGTCGAGGCGGAGGACTATCGGGAATGCTGCCGGCTGGCGCTGGAGACCTCCGATCCGCCCCGCAAGGTGTCGAAACAGGCCTTCTTCCTCTTCCCCAAGATCCGTGAGATCGACCGGCTGCTGCGCGCCGATCCCGCGCTGGTCCATCGCGTCCATGAGGTCCATCCCGAGGTCGCCTTCTGGCGGCTCAACGGCGAGACGGCGGTGCCGGAACCGAAGAAGGTGAAGTCGCGGCCGTATCCGCCGGGCCTTGCCTTCCGCCGGGCGCTGCTGGTCGCGGCAGGCTTCCCGGAAGCGCTTCTCCTCGCACCGCCGCGTGGCGCGGGGCCGGACGATCTGCTCGATGCCGCGGTCAATGCCCTCGTCGCCCGCCGCCTGCTCGCCGGCACGGCGCGGCCCTTTCCCGATCCGCCGCTGCGTGATGCGCATGGCCTGCCCGTCGCCATCTGGGCTTGA
- a CDS encoding AprI/Inh family metalloprotease inhibitor, protein MVPALLLVAALIVPPPARAQAPAQSEAALVERAVGPWELSNPSGSRKCAVTFRAERAGPGRGLTLAEGCAAAFPAVANVAAWSVAPTGAIRWLDRAGQPAFDFEETEVGIFESLRAGDPTVYFLTNLGLAGRTLPTADDVAGGWNLGQPTGRALCSLGLKQELAADAGALEQRFALDVASGCERSVAALGLTSWRLDREILVILGKSGTLSFRREDGGRWVKTPADNRPLVLTRP, encoded by the coding sequence ATGGTTCCCGCGCTGCTCCTCGTCGCCGCCCTCATCGTCCCGCCGCCCGCCAGGGCGCAGGCGCCCGCGCAATCCGAGGCCGCGCTGGTGGAGCGCGCCGTCGGCCCCTGGGAGCTCTCCAACCCCTCCGGCAGCCGCAAATGCGCCGTGACCTTCCGCGCCGAACGGGCGGGACCGGGCCGCGGCCTGACGCTGGCCGAGGGCTGCGCGGCCGCCTTCCCGGCGGTGGCGAACGTCGCGGCCTGGTCGGTGGCGCCCACCGGCGCGATCCGCTGGCTCGACCGCGCGGGACAGCCGGCCTTCGATTTCGAGGAAACCGAGGTCGGCATCTTCGAATCGCTCAGGGCCGGCGATCCCACCGTCTATTTCCTCACCAATCTCGGGCTCGCCGGACGGACCCTGCCCACGGCGGACGATGTCGCCGGCGGCTGGAACCTCGGCCAGCCCACAGGACGCGCCCTGTGCAGCCTCGGCCTGAAACAGGAGCTGGCGGCGGATGCCGGCGCCCTCGAACAGCGCTTTGCCCTCGACGTCGCCAGCGGCTGCGAGCGCTCGGTCGCCGCACTCGGCCTCACATCGTGGCGGCTCGACCGCGAGATCCTCGTCATCCTGGGCAAAAGCGGCACCCTCTCCTTCCGCCGCGAGGATGGCGGGCGCTGGGTCAAGACGCCGGCCGACAACCGGCCGCTGGTGCTCACCCGCCCCTGA
- a CDS encoding HNH endonuclease, with amino-acid sequence MPVSTAISPGSWPALVLNADYRPLSYYPLSLWSWQDTIKAVFLDRVTVVSTYDKAIHSPSFEMRLPSVVSLKTYVKPSRNPAFTRFNVFLRDRFRCQYCGHGEDLTFDHLIPRSKGGQTTWDNVLTACSPCNLRKGSMTLKESGLTLGRLPFAPSVQDLHANGRLFPPNYLHESWMDYLYWDTELEP; translated from the coding sequence TTGCCGGTTTCGACCGCAATCTCTCCGGGTTCATGGCCGGCCCTGGTGCTCAACGCGGATTACCGCCCGTTGAGCTACTACCCCCTGTCGCTCTGGTCCTGGCAGGACACGATCAAGGCCGTCTTCCTCGACCGCGTCACCGTGGTCTCCACCTACGACAAGGCGATCCACTCGCCGAGCTTCGAGATGCGCCTGCCCAGCGTCGTCTCGCTCAAGACCTACGTGAAGCCGTCGCGCAACCCGGCCTTCACCCGGTTCAACGTCTTCCTGCGCGACCGTTTCCGCTGCCAGTATTGCGGCCACGGCGAGGACCTCACCTTCGACCATCTGATCCCGCGCTCGAAGGGCGGCCAGACCACCTGGGACAACGTGCTGACCGCCTGTTCGCCCTGCAACCTCCGCAAGGGCTCGATGACGCTGAAGGAATCCGGCCTCACGCTGGGCCGCCTGCCCTTCGCGCCCTCGGTCCAGGACCTGCACGCCAATGGCCGGCTTTTCCCGCCGAACTATCTGCACGAGAGCTGGATGGACTATCTCTACTGGGACACCGAACTGGAGCCGTAA
- a CDS encoding disulfide bond formation protein B produces the protein MTLTSTTPHGSALGAVVLARPWLAAALFIAAAGTGAILGAYFFEFVVGLSPCPLCLQQRTPYYAVIPAALVVAALAWKRAPAPVIRLGLLVLAGLMIWGAGLGVYHAGAEWGFWQGPTTCAQPIAIARNPGDLLRQIQTAKPLADCTVAAWRFLGVSLAGWNVVIATVLAAVALVAASRPRETA, from the coding sequence ATGACGCTGACCTCCACCACCCCCCACGGATCCGCCCTCGGTGCGGTCGTCCTCGCCCGTCCCTGGCTCGCCGCGGCGCTGTTCATCGCCGCCGCCGGCACGGGGGCCATCCTCGGCGCCTACTTCTTCGAGTTCGTCGTCGGCCTCTCGCCCTGCCCGCTCTGCCTGCAGCAGCGGACGCCCTATTACGCGGTGATCCCGGCGGCTTTGGTCGTGGCGGCGCTGGCCTGGAAGCGGGCCCCGGCGCCGGTCATTCGCCTCGGGCTGCTCGTCCTCGCCGGGCTGATGATCTGGGGCGCGGGTCTCGGCGTCTATCACGCCGGCGCCGAATGGGGCTTCTGGCAGGGGCCGACCACCTGCGCCCAGCCCATCGCCATCGCCCGCAATCCCGGCGACCTTCTCCGCCAGATCCAGACGGCGAAGCCGCTGGCCGACTGCACGGTGGCGGCCTGGCGCTTCCTCGGCGTGTCGCTGGCGGGCTGGAACGTGGTGATCGCCACGGTGCTGGCCGCCGTGGCGCTGGTGGCGGCGAGCCGGCCGCGCGAGACCGCCTGA
- the moaD gene encoding molybdopterin converting factor subunit 1 has translation MKVLYFAWVRERIGKSSEEIAVPPGVRTVSDLIDHLISLDETYAHAFENRTVIRAALDQVHVKPDATLDDAEEIAFFPPMTGG, from the coding sequence GTGAAGGTCCTCTATTTCGCCTGGGTGCGCGAGCGCATCGGCAAATCCTCCGAGGAGATCGCCGTGCCGCCGGGCGTGCGCACCGTCTCCGACCTCATCGACCACCTGATCTCGCTCGACGAGACCTATGCCCATGCCTTCGAGAACCGCACGGTGATCCGCGCCGCGCTCGATCAGGTTCACGTGAAGCCGGATGCGACCCTCGACGATGCCGAGGAGATCGCCTTCTTTCCGCCCATGACAGGGGGCTAG
- the pgsA gene encoding CDP-diacylglycerol--glycerol-3-phosphate 3-phosphatidyltransferase, with protein sequence MSSADPITRRRGGGTYSVPNLLTYGRVVAVPLLAACLFVQVIYEGGIWLRWVALGIFVAAAITDYFDGYLARAWQQHSAIGRMLDPIADKLLVGVVLLFLAADGTILGWSLWAAMVILAREILVSGLREFLAELRVSVPVTRLAKWKTAVQLVAVGFLIAGPAGDQIIAGVTLTGIVLLWAAAILTLYTGYDYFRAGAGHLIEEDER encoded by the coding sequence ATGAGTTCGGCCGATCCGATCACCCGCCGTCGCGGCGGGGGAACCTACAGCGTTCCCAACCTGCTGACTTACGGCCGGGTGGTGGCGGTGCCACTCTTGGCCGCGTGCCTCTTCGTGCAGGTCATCTACGAGGGCGGCATCTGGCTGCGCTGGGTGGCGCTCGGCATCTTCGTCGCGGCCGCCATCACCGACTATTTCGACGGCTACCTCGCACGGGCCTGGCAGCAGCACTCGGCCATCGGCCGGATGCTGGATCCCATTGCCGACAAGCTGCTCGTCGGCGTGGTGCTGCTGTTCCTTGCCGCCGACGGCACGATCCTCGGCTGGTCGCTCTGGGCGGCCATGGTGATCCTCGCCCGCGAGATCCTGGTTTCGGGCCTGCGCGAATTCCTCGCCGAGCTGCGCGTCTCGGTGCCGGTGACGCGGCTCGCCAAGTGGAAGACGGCGGTGCAGCTGGTGGCGGTCGGCTTCCTCATCGCCGGCCCGGCGGGCGACCAGATCATCGCCGGCGTGACGCTCACCGGCATCGTGCTGCTCTGGGCCGCGGCGATCCTGACGCTCTACACCGGCTACGACTATTTCCGCGCCGGCGCCGGCCACCTGATCGAGGAAGACGAGCGGTGA